The Dioscorea cayenensis subsp. rotundata cultivar TDr96_F1 chromosome 21, TDr96_F1_v2_PseudoChromosome.rev07_lg8_w22 25.fasta, whole genome shotgun sequence genome includes a region encoding these proteins:
- the LOC120252502 gene encoding probable disease resistance protein At1g61300, with amino-acid sequence MDIMNTYLGSVVQQKLSSITSTKDLLDEVERALQDLMDNYVLVDQELVANRHGMQLTPQVQRWHDKVQLHERQDIVNQLKVAYNNRGCLLGSCSLNLWANYKISQSSIKLYKEINNLKMEHDAFKEITETQPPRVVLEIATSVTLVGNTIKLNLEKVCGYLVDDNVSMVGIWGMGGVGKTTLLNEINNSLLGGDTNLGFNYVISLVVSKEPQFEKLQNEVSKRLGLPSYSGKNDIFEFLKKKNFLLLLDDIWKRVDLPEDLGIPLPLRQSQNSENGGQSYKRKVIFTTRDDEVCAHMNAHKKIKVECMDKEAWHLFKLFANEEIINSNENIKVLAMKVMEKCSGLPLALKVIGRATSNMKTPEEWRHMLRSLIKMDVRIVTGIEESLFHNLKVSYDNLASDTLRQCFLCCAQLCAGARIKVPDLIEHWIGCGLISDFGNMGEAFDEGYSLIAKLNEACLLEFYDINEYYVKLHDVIRGMALWIVSDCGKKKNKWIVCGSDDDLRQFSKWEAGNWEETELVSSKGTNFKKTVQKFLSDQNVDEKGQVSIAATSPRYPNLQSLFMNYYAIRDPSFEVVINFFPHMPSLTYLNLSNAPIASLPKEIQVLVNLQYLNISGTSIRSLPPEIEELKQLKYFFFRSPYFASEGELVRIKADGLSALSRLPELQVLDLYEHTCLEAGDLRILIYRNRIKGINMLVESVEILRLLKHLPTWKIHLKNIHDMPTLQLCDLSYKRDGEGLMELRISDCGFEDLLINGSGVSLKRLQLNGLAKLKQITWPVEAFRRGCFPKLTNVYIFKCTSLRSLSWVLHLPCLSTLLVQDCSAMKELIDPADQMQQASSGLPTFPNLRRLFLYRMPNLVSLSTCSLDFPVLFVLNLESCPKLKKLSFKPSIVNNKFEQVIVDQALWGSLEWEDTTIRSHLTKFHTAR; translated from the exons ATGGACATTATGAACACTTACTTGGGGTCTGTCGTCCAACAAAAACTAAGCTCCATTACAAGCACAAAAGATTTATTGGATGAAGTGGAGAGGGCATTGCAAGATCTCATGGATAATTATGTCCTTGTAGATCAAGAATTAGTGGCAAATAGGCATGGGATGCAACTCACACCTCAAGTTCAAAGATGGCATGACAAG GTACAACTCCATGAGAGACAAGATATAGTGAATCAGTTGAAGGTTGCCTATAATAATAGAGGTTGTCTTCTTGGAAGCTGTTCTCTTAATTTGTGGGCTAACTACAAGATTAGCCAAAGTTCAATCAAGTTATATAAAGAGATCAATAACTTGAAGATGGAACATGATGCTTTCAAAGAAATAACAGAGACACAACCTCCAAGAGTAGTTTTGGAGATCGCTACTTCAGTGACTCTTGTGGGCAACACTATCAAGCtaaatcttgagaaagtttGTGGTTACTTGGTAGATGACAATGTATCCATGGTGGGGATTTGGGGCATGGGAGGGGTCGGAAAGACAACTCTCTTGAATGAAATCAATAACTCATTACTTGGTGGTGATACTAATCTGGGGTTCAATTATGTCATCTCTCTGGTGGTTTCAAAAGAACCTCAATTTGAGAAGCTTCAAAATGAGGTATCTAAAAGGTTAGGATTGCCTTCTTACTCCGGGAAAAATGAcatatttgagtttttgaagaagaagaactttTTGCTGCTATTAGATGATATATGGAAGAGAGTGGACCTTCCTGAAGACCTTGGTATTCCACTTCCACTCCGTCAAAGCCAAAATTCTGAAAATGGAGGTCAAAGCTACAAGCGGAAGGTAATCTTCACAACCAGAGATGATGAAGTGTGTGCTCATATGAATGCTCACAAGAAGATCAAAGTTGAATGTATGGATAAAGAAGCATGGCATCTTTTCAAGCTGTTTGCAAATGAAGAGATCATCAATtccaatgaaaatattaaagtaCTGGCAATGAAAGTTATGGAGAAGTGCTCAGGTTTACCACTTGCCCTTAAAGTCATTGGTCGAGCCACGTCGAATATGAAGACACCTGAAGAGTGGCGTCACATGCTGAGGTCATTAATCAAGATGGATGTCAGGATTGTTACTGGTATCGAAGAATCATTGTTTCACAACTTAAAGGTCAGTTATGATAATTTAGCCAGTGATACTCTCCGACAATGTTTCTTGTGTTGTGCTCAATTGTGTGCTGGTGCACGCATTAAAGTCCCTGATCTCATAGAGCATTGGATTGGGTGTGGATTGATCAGTGACTTTGGAAACATGGGGGAAGCCTTTGACGAGGGATATTCTCTCATTGCAAAATTAAATGAAGCATGTTTGTTGGAGTTTTATGATATTAATGAATATTATGTCAAATTACATGATGTGATTCGTGGTATGGCACTGTGGATTGTGTCCGACTGtgggaagaaaaagaacaaatggaTTGTTTGTGGAAGTGATGATGATTTAAGACAATTTTCGAAGTGGGAAGCAGGCAACTGGGAGGAGACAGAACTAGTATCTTCCAAAGGTACTAACTTTAAGAAGACTGTCCAGAAATTTTTAAGTGATCAAAATGTTGACGAAAAGGGCCAAGTTTCTATTGCAGCAACTTCTCCTAGATATCCTAATCTCCAGAgtttatttatgaattattatGCTATAAGAGATCCAAGTTTTGAGGTGGTTATAAACTTTTTCCCTCATATGCCATCTCTCACATATTTGAACTTATCTAATGCACCTATCGCGAGTCTTCCAAAAGAAATTCAAGTTCTTGTTAATCTTCAATACCTCAACATCAGCGGCACAAGTATTCGGTCACTTCCACCCGAAATTGAAGAGCTGAAGCAATTAAAATACTTCTTCTTCAGAAGTCCATATTTTGCAAGTGAAGGTGAACTTGTTCGAATTAAAGCTGATGGGTTGTCTGCATTATCAAGGTTGCCCGAGTTGCAAGTGCTTGATCTTTATGAACATACTTGTTTAGAAGCAGGTGACTTGAGGATATtgatatataggaataggattaaAGGAATCAATATGCTTGTGGAATCAGTTGAGATTCTTAGACTTCTCAAACATTTGCCGACTTGGAAAATACATTTGAAAAACATACATGATATGCCTACCCTCCAGCTTTGTGATTTGAGTTACAAACGTGATGGTGAGGGTTTGATGGAGTTACGAATCAGTGACTGTGGCTTTGAGGACTTGTTGATAAATGGCAGTGGGGTCAGTCTAAAGCGTCTCCAATTGAATGGTCTTGCAAAGCTCAAGCAAATCACTTGGCCAGTAGAAGCATTTCGTAGGGGATGTTTCCCGAAGTTGACAAATGTATACATTTTTAAATGTACATCTCTGAGGAGTCTTTCGTGGGTTTTGCATCTTCCATGCCTTAGCACATTACTTGTACAAGATTGTTCAGCAATGAAGGAATTGATTGACCCTGCAGATCAGATGCAACAAGCTTCATCAGGTCTTCCCACCTTTCCTAACCTACGACGCTTGTTTTTATATCGCATGCCCAACTTAGTGAGTTTAAGCACATGTTCATTGGATTTCCCTGTTTTATTTGTACTTAATTTGGAAAGTTGTCCAAAGCTGAAGAAACTTTCTTTCAAGCCATCCATTGTCAATAATAAATTCGAACAAGTGATAGTTGACCAAGCCTTGTGGGGGAGTTTGGAATGGGAGGACACAACAATCCGATCTCACCTCACCAAGTTCCACACGGCAAGATGA